A section of the Solitalea canadensis DSM 3403 genome encodes:
- a CDS encoding glutaminase codes for MRIDYQSILQQVAIFGQSSINKGKVADYIPELAKVELNHFGIAVDTLQGENFSVGDVNTKFSIQSISKVFSLTLAVSVLGEELWKRVGVEPSGNPFNSLVQLEFEKGIPRNPFINAGALVIADVIVSNFNDPKKEVLNFIRTLAGDTSIDFNLAVVASESEHGFNNRALVNFMKGFGNIHNDVETVLDLYFHVCSVEMTCKQLAKAFLLFANHGVLPVNSQQILTSGQAKRLNAIMLTCGFYDEAGEFAYRVGLPGKSGVGGGIAAFLPGELSVVTWSPGLNKFGNSVAGIHVLEMFTTLTNRSIF; via the coding sequence ATGCGAATCGATTATCAGTCAATCTTACAGCAAGTTGCTATTTTCGGACAAAGTTCTATTAATAAAGGTAAAGTAGCGGATTATATTCCTGAACTTGCCAAAGTTGAACTTAATCATTTTGGTATAGCTGTTGATACTTTGCAGGGAGAAAATTTTAGTGTTGGAGATGTAAATACAAAATTTTCAATTCAAAGTATCTCTAAAGTATTTTCCCTTACCCTGGCTGTTTCAGTTTTAGGAGAGGAATTATGGAAAAGAGTAGGAGTAGAACCCTCGGGGAATCCATTTAACTCATTAGTGCAGCTTGAATTTGAAAAAGGCATTCCACGAAATCCGTTCATTAATGCAGGTGCGTTGGTAATAGCCGATGTAATTGTTTCAAATTTTAACGACCCTAAGAAAGAGGTGTTAAATTTTATCCGAACGCTGGCAGGAGATACTTCTATTGATTTCAATTTAGCTGTGGTGGCTTCGGAAAGCGAACATGGCTTTAATAACCGGGCCCTCGTCAATTTTATGAAAGGATTTGGAAATATTCATAATGATGTGGAAACAGTTCTGGATCTATATTTCCATGTTTGTTCGGTTGAAATGACATGCAAACAGCTTGCAAAAGCATTTTTACTATTTGCCAATCATGGAGTTCTGCCTGTAAACAGCCAACAAATTTTAACTTCGGGTCAGGCAAAACGTTTAAACGCGATAATGCTCACTTGTGGTTTCTATGATGAAGCAGGAGAGTTCGCTTACCGTGTTGGATTACCAGGGAAAAGCGGTGTGGGAGGCGGTATTGCCGCATTTTTGCCGGGAGAATTGAGTGTAGTTACATGGAGCCCTGGACTTAATAAATTTGGTAATTCAGTAGCAGGTATTCATG
- a CDS encoding endonuclease MutS2, which translates to MLYPENVGEKLGFNDIKELLRNECLSLMGKNLVDKMQFITNFELLNKLLSQTAEFKEILMNDAPFPSANFIDIQYLVNKIRIEGAFLSEEDFYSLTLALTTVFQTIRYFKDREEQYPNLQALFEGMAIEQKILKSIDAVIDPKGKIRPNASPELNKVIREIAAAESESRRRLDIIFRNAIKEGWSADGSLTIRDGRLVIPVLAEHKRKMKGFIHDESATGQTIYLEPAEVFDLNNRVRDLEFEKRREIIRILTALTDEVRPYSPLLIAYHGLLTKIDFIRAKASLAIKLDASMPILKNEPYLKLSNARHPLLYLNFKQTKQTVVPLNIKIDETGRIILVSGPNAGGKSVCMKTVGLLQLMLQAGMLIPADSHSEMGLYRRILVDIGDDQSIESDLSTYSAHLTKMKNFVEMANFHTLVMIDEFGTGTDPQFGGPIAEAVLQVLNQKKVKGVLTTHYSNLKLFANNTEGLENASMLFDNVHMQPMYVLQIGKPGSSYAFEIAQKIGLPEQVLKLAKVKIGDQQKKVDTLLVDLEREKKQVYDTKVEIEKRQKRLNELLEENKKLKEYFDENRKKLVNDAKQQAQDIIKGANKLVENTIAEIRTAKADKEQTKQARQRLEQEQQKLKLKADKPVRKKEAEPLAVGDWVKLIDSDTTGKIIELNKTNAVIAIGELMSVVKVNRLEKIQSKDQPVKQSKGGYADYQIQQRASFSPEIDVRGMRGEEMLYELEKFMDRALMMGLSSLRILHGRGDGILRKLIRDYLKKYSAVDQMEDEHPDRGGDGITIVKLK; encoded by the coding sequence GTGTTATATCCCGAAAACGTAGGAGAAAAATTAGGTTTCAATGATATAAAAGAGCTTTTGCGCAATGAGTGCTTAAGCTTGATGGGTAAAAACCTGGTTGATAAGATGCAGTTCATTACAAATTTTGAACTGCTTAATAAACTGCTCTCTCAAACAGCTGAATTTAAGGAAATATTGATGAATGATGCGCCATTTCCTTCAGCTAACTTTATTGATATTCAATATCTTGTTAACAAAATTAGGATAGAAGGTGCTTTTCTTTCGGAAGAAGACTTTTATTCCCTCACTTTAGCGTTAACAACAGTTTTTCAAACAATTCGCTATTTCAAAGATCGCGAAGAGCAATATCCCAACCTTCAGGCATTGTTTGAAGGAATGGCGATTGAGCAAAAGATATTGAAAAGTATTGATGCGGTAATTGATCCTAAAGGTAAAATTAGGCCCAATGCATCGCCGGAGTTGAATAAGGTGATTCGTGAAATAGCTGCCGCTGAAAGCGAATCGCGCAGAAGGCTGGATATTATTTTTCGTAACGCCATTAAAGAGGGTTGGAGTGCCGATGGGAGTCTGACAATTCGAGATGGCCGTTTAGTGATTCCCGTTTTAGCGGAGCATAAGCGAAAAATGAAAGGCTTTATTCATGATGAATCCGCCACGGGGCAAACTATTTACCTGGAACCAGCAGAAGTCTTCGATTTAAATAATAGAGTTCGTGACCTTGAATTTGAAAAAAGACGGGAGATCATCCGAATACTGACAGCCTTAACAGATGAAGTTCGACCTTATTCTCCATTATTAATTGCTTATCATGGATTACTAACTAAGATCGATTTTATTCGTGCTAAAGCTTCATTGGCCATTAAGCTGGATGCAAGCATGCCAATATTGAAGAATGAGCCTTATTTGAAACTGAGCAATGCTCGTCACCCGCTTTTGTATTTAAACTTTAAGCAGACTAAGCAAACGGTAGTTCCCTTAAATATCAAAATTGACGAAACAGGAAGAATAATACTGGTATCAGGTCCAAATGCAGGGGGTAAGTCGGTTTGCATGAAAACAGTAGGTTTGTTGCAATTAATGCTACAAGCTGGTATGCTGATTCCTGCTGATAGTCATTCTGAAATGGGCCTTTATCGCAGAATCCTGGTAGATATTGGAGATGATCAATCAATTGAAAGCGATTTGAGTACCTATAGCGCGCATCTTACCAAAATGAAAAACTTTGTGGAGATGGCTAATTTTCACACGCTTGTAATGATTGACGAGTTTGGTACAGGAACAGATCCGCAGTTTGGTGGGCCAATTGCCGAAGCGGTGTTACAGGTGCTCAATCAGAAGAAAGTAAAGGGTGTGCTCACCACCCACTACTCTAATCTTAAACTTTTCGCCAATAATACGGAAGGACTTGAAAATGCATCGATGTTGTTTGATAATGTGCATATGCAGCCGATGTATGTTTTGCAAATAGGTAAGCCAGGTAGCTCATACGCCTTTGAAATTGCGCAAAAAATAGGCTTGCCTGAACAAGTGCTCAAATTGGCAAAAGTAAAGATTGGTGATCAGCAGAAGAAGGTAGATACTTTGTTGGTAGATCTGGAGCGTGAAAAGAAACAGGTTTACGATACCAAAGTAGAGATTGAGAAGCGCCAGAAACGATTGAATGAATTGCTCGAAGAAAATAAAAAACTGAAAGAGTACTTCGATGAAAATCGTAAGAAATTGGTTAATGATGCTAAGCAACAGGCCCAGGATATCATTAAAGGCGCCAATAAATTAGTAGAGAATACCATTGCTGAAATTAGAACAGCAAAAGCAGATAAAGAGCAAACGAAACAGGCACGCCAGCGGTTGGAGCAAGAACAACAGAAGCTGAAACTGAAAGCGGATAAGCCTGTACGTAAAAAAGAAGCAGAACCATTGGCTGTGGGCGATTGGGTAAAACTAATCGATAGTGATACTACTGGAAAAATCATTGAGTTGAATAAAACCAATGCAGTTATTGCGATTGGAGAGCTGATGTCGGTTGTGAAAGTTAACAGGTTGGAGAAAATTCAAAGTAAAGATCAACCTGTAAAACAAAGCAAAGGTGGGTATGCCGATTATCAGATTCAGCAGCGGGCTTCATTTAGTCCGGAAATAGATGTACGGGGTATGCGTGGTGAAGAAATGCTTTACGAGTTAGAGAAGTTTATGGACAGAGCGTTAATGATGGGATTAAGTTCATTACGAATTTTGCACGGAAGAGGTGACGGTATTTTGCGAAAACTTATTCGCGATTACCTGAAAAAATATTCGGCCGTTGATCAAATGGAAGATGAACACCCTGACAGAGGTGGCGATGGAATAACTATTGTAAAATTGAAGTAA